A single region of the Manihot esculenta cultivar AM560-2 chromosome 12, M.esculenta_v8, whole genome shotgun sequence genome encodes:
- the LOC110628511 gene encoding U-box domain-containing protein 15: MGQEEEDSSTVSSGRDEEEEPWNLRKQTLILQVSQSLINGDLQTQIQAARDIRKLVRKSSAKTRSKFAAAGVIQPLVFMLLSSNLDARQASLLALLNLAVRNERNKVKIVTAGAIPPLVELLKLQNNSLRELAAAAILTLSAAEPNKPTIAASGAAPLLVQILNSGSVQGKVDSVTALHNLSTCPKNSHPIVDAKAVSPLIKLLKECKKYSKFAEKATALLEVISSSEEGRTAITETDGGILTLVETVEDGSLVSMEHAVGALLSLCQSNREKYRELILKEGAIPGLLRLTVEGTSEAQERARTLLDLLRDTPQEKKLASSILERIVYDIAARVDGSDKAAETAKRLLQDMVQRSMELSMDRIQHCAAACTSSISST, encoded by the exons ATGGGACAAGAAGAGGAGGATTCATCAACAGTGTCCAGTGGAAGAGACGAAGAAGAAGAGCCATGGAACCTCAGGAAGCAAACCCTAATCCTTCAAGTTTCTCAGAGTCTCATCAACGGAGATCTCCAAACCCAAATTCAAGCTGCCAGAGATATCAGAAAGCTCGTCAGAAAATCTTCTGCTAAGACTCGCTCTAAATTCGCCGCCGCCGGTGTCATTCAGCCCCTCGTTTTTATGCTTCTTTCTTCCAACCTCGACGCTCGCCAGGCCTCTCTTCTCGCTCTCCTCAATCTCGCAGTCAGAAATGAAcg AAACAAGGTCAAGATAGTGACAGCTGGAGCCATTCCACCACTTGTGGAACTTCTTAAGCTCCAGAATAATAGTTTAAGGGAATTAGCCGCAGCTGCAATTTTAACGCTCTCAGCTGCTGAACCTAATAAGCCAACCATTGCAGCTTCAGGAGCTGCACCTCTTCTGGTTCAAATTCTGAACTCTGGGAGTGTTCAAGGAAAAGTTGATTCTGTCACAGCACTACACAACCTCTCTACCTGCCCTAAGAATTCTCATCCAATTGTGGATGCTAAGGCCGTTTCCCCACTCATTAAACTCCTCAAAGAATGCAagaaatattcaaaatttgCTGAGAAAGCAACAGCTCTACTTGAAGTCATTTCCAGCTCTGAAGAAGGGAGAACTGCAATCACAGAGACAGATGGTGGGATTTTAACTCTAGTAGAGACAGTTGAAGATGGATCACTTGTTAGCATGGAACATGCAGTTGGAGCCTTGCTCTCTTTGTGTCAGAGCAACAGAGAAAAATACAGGGAACTTATTCTTAAAGAAGGTGCAATTCCAGGGCTTCTGCGATTAACTGTAGAGGGAACCTCTGAAGCTCAAGAAAGAGCTCGAACACTCTTAGACCTTCTCAGAGATACTCCTCAGGAAAAGAAATTAGCATCCTCAATATTGGAGAGAATTGTTTATGACATTGCTGCAAGAGTTGATGGCTCAGATAAAGCAGCTGAAACTGCCAAGAGGCTTCTGCAGGACATGGTTCAAAGAAGTATGGAGCTCAGCATGGACCGAATCCAGCATTGCGCTGCAGCTTGTACATCTTCGATTTCATCCACTTGA
- the LOC110628589 gene encoding uncharacterized protein LOC110628589 translates to MLGRATYARTGSFRPENLGQNALAMIGNLCFTIFVLGVLIFTIIAATYEPEDPLFHPSTKINTFLTSTSNATFRSDETVVKTGEDFLASNQTAFATFINITDVETPKDDGSSTPELTTENCVGPIDCRDPEVFHLMMRKTIEQFKDIHFYRFGKPVPANNGSSCDMAWRFRPKEGKTAAFYKDYRRFVITRSENCTLSVVGIGDYHTGVNARKRKKNQKPGFEKAPKQQQQAVLLPVVGETVNDSLPVVESEKSFSRGKYIIYSGGGDRCKSMNHYLWSFLCALGEAQYLNRTLIMDLTICLNSMYSSSNQDEEGKDFRFYFDFEHLKEAASVLDQAQFWEDWGKWHRKDKLSLHLVEDFGITPMKLAEVQDTLIMRKFGSVEPDNYWYRVCEGETESVVQRPWHLIWKSRRLMDIVSAIASRLNWDYDAVHIERGDKAKNKELWPNLAVDTSPDALLSTLANKIEDGRNIYIATNEPDTSFFDPLKDKYTTHFLDEYKDLWDENSEWYSETTKLNKGVPVEFDGYMRVSVDTEVFLRGKKQIETFNDLTNDCKDGINTCNTAAS, encoded by the coding sequence ATGTTGGGTCGGGCTACTTACGCAAGAACAGGAAGTTTTAGGCCTGAAAATCTAGGCCAAAATGCATTGGCCATGATTGGAAATCTCTGCTTCACAATCTTTGTCCTAGGAGTCCTCATTTTCACTATTATTGCTGCTACATATGAGCCTGAGGACCCGCTTTTTCATCCATCAACAAAGATCAACACATTCCTCACATCAACCTCAAATGCCACGTTTAGATCTGATGAAACTGTAGTGAAAACTGGGGAGGATTTCCTGGCCTCAAACCAGACTGCATTTGCCACTTTTATCAACATCACAGATGTAGAAACCCCAAAGGATGATGGCTCTAGTACCCCTGAATTAACTACAGAGAATTGTGTTGGTCCTATAGATTGTAGGGACCCGGAAGTGTTTCATTTGATGATGAGAAAGACAATAGAGCAGTTTAAGGACATACATTTTTATAGGTTTGGAAAACCAGTTCCTGCCAATAATGGTAGTAGCTGTGACATGGCTTGGCGATTTAGGCCCAAAGAAGGGAAGACTGCTGCATTTTACAAGGACTACAGGCGGTTTGTGATAACTAGATCAGAGAATTGTACACTTAGTGTTGTGGGGATTGGTGATTATCATACAGGTGTAAATGcaaggaagaggaagaagaatcaGAAACCTGGGTTTGAAAAGGCACCTAAACAGCAACAACAGGCAGTGCTTTTACCTGTTGTAGGGGAAACTGTGAACGATTCACTTCCAGTGGTTGAATCAGAGAAGTCGTTTAGTCGTGGCAAGTACATTATTTACAGTGGTGGTGGTGATAGATGCAAGAGTATGAATCATTATTTGTGGAGTTTCTTGTGTGCATTAGGTGAAGCGCAATATCTAAATCGAACTTTGATTATGGATTTAACTATTTGTTTGAATTCGATGTATAGTTCTTCAAATCAAGATGAGGAAGGGAAGGATTTCaggttttattttgattttgagcatttaaaggAGGCAGCATCAGTGTTGGACCAGGCTCAGTTTTGGGAGGATTGGGGTAAATGGCACAGGAAGGATAAATTAAGTCTTCATCTCGTGGAGGATTTTGGAATCACACCTATGAAACTAGCAGAGGTACAAGACACTCTGATTATGAGGAAGTTTGGATCAGTTGAACCGGATAATTACTGGTACAGAGTGTGTGAAGGAGAGACAGAGTCCGTTGTTCAACGGCCGTGGCATTTGATATGGAAATCAAGAAGGTTGATGGATATTGTTTCAGCAATTGCCTCAAGATTGAATTGGGATTATGATGCAGTTCACATTGAGAGAGGGGATAAAGCAAAGAACAAGGAGCTCTGGCCTAACCTTGCAGTGGATACTTCTCCTGATGCTCTGCTTTCAACTTTGGCCAACAAGATTGAAGATGGGAGGAACATCTACATTGCAACAAACGAACCCGACACTTCCTTTTTTGACCCTTTGAAGGATAAATACACAACCCATTTTCTTGATGAGTACAAGGATCTCTGGGACGAGAACAGTGAATGGTACTCAGAGACAACCAAACTTAACAAAGGTGTTCCTGTTGAATTTGATGGTTATATGAGGGTTTCTGTGGATACAGAAGTGTTCTTGAGAGGGAAAAAGCAGATTGAAACGTTCAATGATCTTACTAACGATTGCAAAGATGGTATAAACACATGCAATACTGCTGCCAGTTAA